A window of Acinonyx jubatus isolate Ajub_Pintada_27869175 chromosome E4, VMU_Ajub_asm_v1.0, whole genome shotgun sequence contains these coding sequences:
- the LOC106968635 gene encoding cytochrome c oxidase assembly protein COX20, mitochondrial, with protein MAAAPESGEPAKGKTFKLLGILDVENIPCARDSVLYGSLGSVVAGLGHFLLTSRIRRSCDVGVGGFILVTLGCWFHCRYNHAKLRIQERMAREGIKNKILYESTHLDPQRKPANGNGGSGVTSSTENPATTH; from the exons ATGGCCGCCGCGCCGGAGTCCGGCGAGCCCGCCAAGGGGAAG ACCTTTAAGCTCCTAGGAATTTTGGATGTCGAGAACATCCCCTGTGCACGAGATTCAGTATTATATGGTTCATTAGGATCTGTGGTGGCTGGCCTTGGACATTTTTTGTTAACTA GTAGGATTAGAAGATCATGTGATGTTGGAGTAGGAGGCTTTATCTTGGTGACATTAGGATGCTG GTTCCACTGTAGGTATAATCATGCAAAGCTAAGAATCCAGGAAAGAATGGCcagagaaggaattaaaaataagattttatatgAAAGTACCCACCTTGATCCTCAAAGAAAACCAGCCAACGGCAACGGCGGCAGTGGGGTGACCTCGAGCACAGAAAACCCAGCTACTACTCACTGA